One Deinococcus reticulitermitis genomic region harbors:
- a CDS encoding (Fe-S)-binding protein: MTIDLFLTCVNDALFPATGQATVRLLERLGQRVNFNPAQTCCGQMHLNTGYRDEALKLVRKFVRDFGDAEVVVTPSGSCAAMVHELYPEAAKWAGDEELLREVETLAPRVFELSEFLVNKLGVTDVGAYYPHRVTYHPTCHAMRSLRVGDAPLRLLQHVRGMTLIELGGANECCGFGGTFAVKNPDVSAAMLTDKARHILDTGAEACTAGDNSCLLHIGGGLHRLRSGTRTVHLAEILASTEGEVYA, encoded by the coding sequence CTGACGATTGACCTCTTCCTCACCTGCGTCAACGACGCGCTGTTTCCCGCCACCGGGCAGGCGACGGTCCGGCTGCTCGAACGCCTGGGCCAGCGCGTGAACTTCAACCCCGCCCAGACCTGCTGCGGGCAGATGCACCTGAACACCGGCTACCGGGACGAGGCCCTGAAGCTCGTCCGCAAATTCGTGCGCGACTTCGGGGACGCGGAAGTCGTGGTGACGCCGAGCGGTTCGTGCGCCGCGATGGTCCACGAGCTCTACCCCGAGGCCGCGAAGTGGGCCGGCGACGAAGAACTGCTGCGCGAGGTGGAGACCCTGGCCCCGCGCGTGTTCGAGCTCTCGGAGTTTCTGGTGAACAAGCTCGGCGTGACCGACGTGGGCGCCTACTACCCGCACCGCGTCACCTATCACCCCACCTGCCACGCGATGCGCTCGCTGCGGGTGGGAGACGCGCCGCTCCGGCTCCTGCAACACGTGCGCGGGATGACGCTGATCGAGCTCGGGGGCGCGAACGAGTGCTGCGGCTTCGGCGGCACCTTCGCGGTCAAGAATCCCGACGTGAGCGCGGCGATGCTCACCGACAAGGCGCGGCACATCCTCGACACCGGGGCCGAGGCCTGCACGGCGGGCGACAACTCGTGTCTGCTGCATATCGGCGGCGGGCTGCACCGGCTCAGGAGTGGGACGCGCACCGTCCACCTCGCCGAGATTCTGGCGAGCACCGAAGGGGAGGTCTACGCATGA
- a CDS encoding lactate utilization protein B — protein sequence MSDQGGLHPAQPFPEAAREQVVKAQLRANLRQVTTTIRAKRASAVDELPHWEALRTLGAATKDASLAKLSERLLQLERSVKARGGHVHWARDAGEAREIVARIAEAHGARELIKVKSITSDEIELNRALEERGIHAVETDLAELIVQLSNDRPSHILVPAIHRNRAEIQALFNAELPGEGELSDTPAELAAAARRYLRRKFLTTKVAVSGVNFAVAETGTVCVVESEGNGRMCLTLPEVLVSLMGIEKVVETWEDLAVFMELLPRSSTAERMNPYTSFWSGVTPGDGPQEFHLILLDNGRTHVLADDFGRQTLRCIRCSACLNVCPVYERAGGHAYGSVYPGPIGAILTPQLLGMHDANANTLPGASSLCGACYDVCPVKINIPQVLIYLRTEANLQKGLTAEALALRGMGLAMSEGWRFEGALKLARLGQGPLVRGDAIPALPGPLAGWTAARDLRPFPKEGFREWWRNRPAPVNAAPPGVVQRAEAGPTPPQKKEGGPFGAVPSPEEPL from the coding sequence ATGAGCGACCAGGGAGGGCTGCACCCCGCCCAGCCGTTTCCGGAGGCCGCCCGTGAGCAGGTAGTGAAGGCACAGCTCCGGGCCAACCTGCGCCAGGTCACGACCACCATCCGCGCCAAGCGGGCGAGCGCGGTGGACGAACTGCCCCACTGGGAGGCGCTGCGGACCCTCGGAGCGGCGACGAAAGACGCCTCGCTGGCGAAACTCTCGGAGCGCCTGCTGCAACTCGAGCGGAGCGTCAAGGCGCGCGGCGGACACGTCCACTGGGCACGGGATGCGGGGGAAGCGCGCGAGATCGTGGCCCGCATCGCCGAGGCGCACGGCGCCCGCGAACTCATCAAGGTCAAGTCGATCACCTCCGACGAGATCGAGCTGAATAGGGCGCTGGAGGAGCGCGGCATCCACGCCGTCGAGACCGACCTCGCCGAACTCATCGTGCAGCTCTCCAACGACCGGCCTAGCCACATCCTCGTGCCGGCGATCCATCGCAACCGCGCCGAGATTCAGGCGCTGTTCAACGCCGAACTCCCCGGCGAAGGCGAGCTGAGCGACACCCCCGCCGAACTCGCCGCCGCCGCCCGGCGCTACCTGCGGCGCAAGTTCCTGACGACGAAGGTGGCCGTCTCGGGCGTGAATTTCGCGGTGGCCGAGACCGGCACCGTGTGCGTGGTGGAGTCCGAGGGCAACGGGCGGATGTGCCTGACGCTGCCCGAGGTGCTCGTGAGCCTGATGGGCATCGAGAAGGTGGTGGAGACCTGGGAAGACCTCGCGGTGTTCATGGAGCTGCTGCCCAGGAGCTCCACCGCCGAGCGCATGAACCCCTACACCTCGTTCTGGAGCGGCGTGACGCCAGGCGACGGCCCGCAGGAATTCCACCTGATCCTGCTCGACAACGGGCGCACCCACGTGCTCGCCGACGACTTCGGGCGCCAGACGCTGCGCTGCATCCGCTGCTCGGCGTGCCTGAATGTCTGCCCGGTATACGAGCGCGCGGGCGGGCACGCCTACGGCAGCGTGTACCCCGGCCCCATCGGCGCGATCCTGACCCCGCAACTGCTCGGAATGCACGACGCTAACGCGAACACGCTCCCCGGCGCGTCGAGCCTGTGCGGGGCGTGCTACGACGTGTGCCCGGTCAAGATCAACATTCCGCAGGTCCTGATCTACCTGCGGACCGAGGCCAACCTGCAAAAAGGCCTGACCGCTGAGGCCCTCGCCCTGCGGGGGATGGGACTGGCGATGTCGGAGGGGTGGCGCTTCGAGGGCGCGCTGAAACTCGCCCGGCTGGGTCAAGGCCCGCTCGTGCGCGGCGACGCGATTCCCGCGCTGCCGGGACCGCTCGCCGGCTGGACGGCGGCACGGGACCTGCGGCCCTTCCCGAAAGAGGGCTTCCGCGAGTGGTGGAGGAATCGCCCTGCGCCCGTGAACGCCGCGCCCCCTGGGGTCGTGCAGCGGGCCGAGGCCGGCCCCACCCCGCCCCAGAAGAAGGAGGGCGGCCCGTTCGGCGCCGTGCCCTCCCCCGAGGAGCCGCTGTGA
- a CDS encoding LutC/YkgG family protein translates to MTPEREPLPSTAEARLELLTRVNRAVAGAEAPSLPAYPLSAPLTRADVLHQFEDRILDYKAAFTRVPAAEAARAVTAALGDARRVVVPAGLPSPWLSVGVDILRDEPPLSHAELDRAGAVLTGCAAAISETGTIILDHGPGQGRRALSLIPDLHVCVVRASQVVQHVRAGVEAVAPSVRAGRPLTWLSGGSATSDIELVRVEGVHGPRRLHVVLLEENQP, encoded by the coding sequence GTGACCCCCGAGCGCGAGCCCTTGCCCTCCACCGCAGAGGCCAGGCTGGAGCTGCTCACCCGCGTCAACCGCGCGGTGGCCGGGGCAGAGGCGCCCTCCCTACCCGCCTATCCCCTCTCGGCGCCGCTGACCCGCGCGGACGTGCTGCACCAGTTCGAGGACCGGATTCTCGACTACAAGGCGGCCTTCACCCGCGTTCCGGCGGCGGAAGCGGCGCGGGCGGTCACGGCGGCGCTCGGAGACGCGCGGCGGGTGGTGGTGCCGGCGGGCCTCCCCTCCCCGTGGCTGAGCGTCGGGGTGGACATTCTGCGCGACGAGCCACCGCTCTCTCACGCCGAACTCGACCGGGCCGGCGCGGTCCTGACCGGCTGCGCAGCGGCGATCAGCGAGACGGGGACCATCATCCTCGATCACGGCCCCGGCCAGGGGCGGCGGGCGCTGAGTCTGATTCCGGACCTCCACGTGTGCGTGGTGCGCGCGTCGCAGGTGGTGCAGCACGTCCGCGCGGGCGTGGAGGCGGTGGCCCCGAGCGTGCGCGCCGGGCGGCCCCTGACCTGGCTCTCGGGCGGCAGCGCCACGAGCGACATCGAACTCGTGCGGGTCGAGGGCGTGCACGGCCCCCGGCGGCTGCACGTGGTGCTGCTGGAGGAAAACCAGCCCTAA
- a CDS encoding FAD-dependent oxidoreductase produces the protein MRIVIVGGVAAGMSAASRAKRLSPDAEIVVFERGEIISYGACGLPYVLGGAVEDWDDLVARTPDQMRARGIGVRLRHEVTGVDARARTVTVQDRDAGRVTQEPYDRLLVATGVSALRPDWARTDLAGVHVLRDIPDGQAIERSMQGAKRVCIVGAGYIGLELAENLCRQGLSVVLLEKGPDVAGRTLDPEYRRRVREEVERHGVDVRCGVSVGGLTGKNGRVTGLQTSDGLVRADTVIVAVGVRPNVELLRAAGARIGQTGAAAVNARQETNVEGVYAAGDNCQSVHRVTRRRVHIPLGLTANRMGRVAGVNMAGSDATFPGVVGTGIFKVYGLGVARTGLTQTDADELGLDAVSVDVKSTDHAGYYADARPIHVRLTGERGSGRLLGAQLIGENHLSVKRVDVIAAHLHGRGKVHDLFEMDLAYAPPFSGVWDVLLVAADRLSRELKGGRVEAPAKKAAPAVG, from the coding sequence ATGCGAATCGTGATCGTGGGCGGAGTGGCGGCGGGCATGAGCGCGGCGAGCCGGGCCAAACGCCTGAGCCCGGACGCCGAGATCGTGGTGTTCGAGCGCGGCGAGATCATCAGCTACGGGGCGTGCGGTCTGCCCTACGTGCTCGGCGGCGCGGTGGAGGACTGGGACGACCTCGTGGCGCGCACTCCGGACCAGATGCGCGCGCGCGGCATCGGCGTGCGGCTGCGGCATGAGGTGACGGGCGTGGACGCGCGGGCGCGCACTGTCACCGTGCAGGACCGGGACGCGGGCCGGGTGACGCAGGAGCCCTATGACCGACTGCTCGTCGCCACCGGGGTCTCGGCTCTGCGGCCCGACTGGGCACGGACCGACCTCGCGGGTGTGCACGTCCTGCGCGACATCCCCGACGGTCAGGCCATCGAGCGGAGCATGCAGGGGGCCAAGCGGGTGTGCATCGTCGGCGCCGGGTACATCGGCCTGGAACTCGCCGAGAACCTCTGCCGCCAGGGCCTGAGCGTCGTGCTGCTCGAAAAGGGACCGGATGTGGCCGGGCGCACCCTCGACCCCGAGTACCGCCGCCGCGTGCGTGAGGAAGTCGAGCGCCACGGCGTGGACGTGCGCTGCGGCGTGAGCGTGGGGGGCCTGACCGGCAAGAACGGGCGCGTGACCGGCCTCCAGACGAGTGACGGTCTGGTGCGCGCCGATACCGTGATCGTGGCGGTAGGGGTGCGGCCCAACGTCGAGCTGCTGCGGGCGGCGGGCGCGAGGATCGGCCAGACGGGTGCGGCGGCGGTCAATGCCCGGCAGGAGACGAACGTGGAAGGCGTGTACGCGGCGGGCGACAACTGCCAGAGCGTGCACCGCGTCACCCGGCGCCGGGTCCATATTCCGCTCGGGCTGACCGCCAACCGCATGGGGCGCGTGGCCGGCGTGAACATGGCGGGCAGCGACGCCACCTTTCCCGGCGTGGTGGGCACCGGCATCTTCAAGGTCTACGGCCTCGGCGTGGCGCGCACCGGCCTCACCCAGACCGACGCCGACGAGCTGGGCCTAGACGCCGTCAGCGTGGACGTGAAAAGCACCGATCACGCCGGCTATTACGCCGACGCGCGCCCGATTCACGTCCGGCTGACCGGCGAGCGCGGCAGCGGGCGTTTGCTCGGCGCGCAGCTCATCGGGGAAAACCACCTCAGCGTCAAGCGGGTAGACGTGATCGCCGCGCACCTGCACGGGCGCGGCAAGGTGCACGACCTCTTCGAGATGGACCTCGCCTATGCCCCGCCCTTTTCCGGCGTTTGGGACGTGCTGCTCGTGGCGGCGGACCGCCTGAGCCGAGAGCTGAAGGGCGGGAGAGTGGAGGCCCCCGCGAAGAAAGCCGCGCCGGCGGTGGGTTAG
- a CDS encoding ABC transporter permease subunit codes for MWLEALRHTLTDSRRALLWWALGLALYAAVILAFYPTVRADPGINEMLQTLPESLRTLFGGDLTSPAGYLTSQLFSLLPLILSVYAALTGAGLIAGAEARGLLEFPLAQPLSRASLLLSRALALLLGLLVIGLALFLSLWLIGPAFELTVAPERLLAATALHVLSAWVFGALALALGAATGKPGLAAAVGGGLGTLLLALHTLSAQVPVLRDLGGLNPWTYALGGSPLSEPVGWGPALTFLLVGVGLVLAALPVFRRRDVAY; via the coding sequence ATGTGGCTTGAAGCGCTCCGGCACACGCTGACCGACTCGCGCCGCGCGCTGCTGTGGTGGGCGCTCGGACTCGCGCTCTACGCCGCCGTGATTCTCGCCTTCTACCCGACGGTGCGGGCCGACCCCGGCATCAACGAGATGCTCCAGACCCTCCCCGAGTCGCTGCGGACGCTGTTCGGCGGCGACCTGACCTCGCCGGCGGGCTACCTGACGAGCCAGCTGTTCAGCCTGCTGCCCCTGATCCTGAGCGTGTACGCTGCGCTGACCGGCGCGGGCCTGATCGCGGGGGCCGAAGCGCGCGGGTTGCTGGAGTTTCCGCTCGCCCAGCCGCTCTCGCGCGCTTCCCTGCTGCTCAGTAGGGCGCTCGCCCTGCTGCTGGGACTGCTCGTGATCGGCCTCGCCCTCTTTCTGAGCCTGTGGCTGATCGGGCCGGCGTTCGAGCTGACCGTGGCGCCGGAGCGGCTGCTCGCGGCCACGGCGCTCCACGTCCTGAGCGCCTGGGTCTTCGGCGCGCTCGCACTCGCGCTGGGGGCGGCCACCGGGAAACCCGGGCTGGCGGCGGCGGTGGGCGGCGGTCTCGGGACGCTGCTGCTCGCCTTGCACACCCTGAGCGCGCAGGTGCCGGTGCTGCGCGACCTCGGCGGGCTCAATCCCTGGACCTACGCGCTAGGCGGCTCGCCGCTCTCGGAGCCGGTGGGCTGGGGGCCGGCGCTGACGTTCCTGCTCGTGGGCGTGGGGCTGGTGCTGGCGGCGCTCCCCGTGTTCCGCCGGCGCGACGTGGCGTACTGA
- a CDS encoding ABC transporter ATP-binding protein, whose amino-acid sequence MSPSQAIELRGLAKQFAPGVGLQPMTLEVAPGEVFGFLGPNGAGKTTTIRTLMGFLRPTAGSARVLGLDVWGQREAAHARVGYLPGEVRLSPEWTGAQLLRRSAGLRGRRDKAYGEQIAGRLGLDLHRRLGTLSKGNRQKIGVTLALMHRPELLILDEPTDGLDPLVQETVLELLREARAEGRTVFLSSHVLSEVDRVADRVGIIRAGELTRVERLAELKAALPHHLEVTFAAAPPAELLTLPGLSGVRADGLTVRGLWQGDPNALLRALSAERLTALSLTPSSLEDAFLEEYRTAPGASHVA is encoded by the coding sequence GTGAGCCCGTCCCAGGCCATCGAGCTTCGCGGGCTCGCCAAGCAGTTCGCGCCGGGGGTGGGCCTCCAGCCGATGACGCTGGAAGTCGCGCCGGGGGAGGTCTTCGGTTTTCTCGGCCCCAACGGCGCGGGCAAGACCACCACCATCCGCACCCTGATGGGGTTTTTGCGCCCCACGGCGGGTTCGGCGCGGGTGCTCGGGCTCGACGTGTGGGGACAGCGCGAGGCGGCACACGCGCGGGTGGGCTACCTGCCCGGTGAGGTCCGGCTCAGCCCCGAGTGGACGGGAGCGCAGCTGCTGCGGCGCAGCGCCGGGCTGCGTGGCAGACGGGACAAGGCTTACGGCGAGCAGATCGCCGGGCGCCTCGGCCTCGACCTGCACCGGCGCCTGGGCACGCTCAGCAAGGGCAACCGCCAGAAGATCGGGGTCACGCTCGCGCTGATGCACCGCCCCGAACTGCTGATCCTCGATGAGCCGACCGACGGCCTCGACCCCCTCGTGCAGGAGACGGTCTTGGAGCTGCTGCGAGAGGCGCGCGCGGAGGGCCGCACCGTTTTCCTCTCCAGCCACGTGCTGAGCGAGGTGGACCGGGTGGCCGACCGCGTGGGCATCATCCGCGCGGGGGAGTTGACGCGGGTGGAGCGCCTCGCCGAGCTGAAAGCCGCCCTGCCGCACCACCTGGAGGTGACGTTTGCCGCCGCGCCCCCCGCCGAACTCCTGACGCTGCCGGGGCTGAGCGGCGTGCGCGCCGACGGCCTGACCGTGCGCGGGCTGTGGCAGGGGGACCCCAATGCCCTGCTGCGCGCCCTGAGCGCCGAACGGCTCACGGCGCTGAGCCTGACGCCGTCGAGCCTCGAAGACGCCTTTCTTGAGGAGTACCGCACCGCTCCGGGAGCTTCCCATGTGGCTTGA
- a CDS encoding GbsR/MarR family transcriptional regulator: protein MSDQRRYVERAGVMLELLGLPRMVGRTLGGLLTAPAQGASAAELAELLQASRASLSTALRQLTLMGLIEQLPKAGGREQRYRVKPGCWATLTEQGNRKLETFRDLATEGLAALPPGADPSALREMESFYAVWLELFPQILDEWRRAQAEKLRGEGGGT, encoded by the coding sequence ATGTCCGATCAAAGAAGGTATGTCGAGAGGGCGGGGGTGATGCTGGAGTTGCTCGGGCTGCCGCGCATGGTGGGGCGGACACTGGGGGGGCTGCTCACGGCGCCGGCCCAGGGCGCGTCGGCGGCGGAGCTGGCCGAGCTGCTGCAAGCCAGCCGCGCCAGCCTGAGCACGGCGCTGAGGCAATTGACCCTGATGGGGCTGATTGAGCAGTTGCCCAAAGCCGGCGGACGTGAGCAGCGCTACCGGGTCAAACCGGGCTGCTGGGCGACCCTGACCGAGCAGGGCAACCGCAAGCTGGAGACCTTCCGCGACCTGGCGACTGAGGGCCTCGCCGCCCTGCCGCCGGGCGCCGACCCGAGTGCGCTGCGCGAGATGGAGAGCTTTTACGCGGTGTGGCTGGAGCTCTTTCCGCAGATTCTCGACGAGTGGCGCCGCGCTCAAGCGGAGAAACTGCGCGGGGAAGGGGGGGGAACGTGA
- a CDS encoding aminotransferase class V-fold PLP-dependent enzyme, whose translation MTQTAPVPQPRPVPEYAPLNRARLIAPGPVEVAPDVLLELAQPQLHHRAKAGVQKLLEARAKLTRLLGDPYDAVITTSSGTGAFEGALLSTTPPGARVVNAQAGKFSERWGEMARRFGYDTRIVAKPWGEMLDADEIADACRGAHTLCVTHSETSTGALHDLEAIARAAKAQNPDLIIIADCITSYGVAELRPAAWGVDVIVSGSQKGTATPPGLGFVLFSPEVQGRMIQAPQSFYLDLTRELAGQKAGNTPQTPAINLISALSLALDRLLSVPLEVLWAEQRRKTGALIAAGTALGAPAWAARPSPAVAVLRPPAPLTGRQVAGRLAELGQRALAGQAPHEDTVFRVSTMGYADRYDALAIAGMLEDAFTGLGAPVQRGAAVQAAWEVLARE comes from the coding sequence ATGACCCAGACCGCCCCTGTGCCCCAGCCCCGCCCCGTGCCGGAGTACGCGCCCCTGAACCGCGCGCGCCTGATCGCGCCCGGCCCGGTCGAGGTCGCGCCGGACGTCCTGCTCGAACTCGCGCAGCCGCAGCTGCACCACCGCGCGAAAGCCGGGGTCCAGAAGCTGCTGGAGGCGCGCGCCAAACTCACGCGGCTCCTCGGGGATCCCTACGACGCGGTGATCACCACGAGCAGCGGCACCGGCGCCTTCGAGGGCGCGCTGCTGAGCACCACTCCGCCCGGCGCCCGCGTCGTGAACGCCCAGGCCGGCAAGTTCTCCGAGCGCTGGGGCGAGATGGCGCGGCGGTTCGGCTACGACACGCGAATCGTCGCGAAACCCTGGGGCGAGATGCTGGACGCGGACGAGATCGCCGACGCCTGCCGGGGCGCCCACACCCTGTGCGTCACCCACAGCGAGACGAGCACCGGGGCGCTGCACGATCTGGAGGCGATTGCGCGAGCGGCCAAGGCGCAGAATCCGGACCTCATCATCATCGCCGACTGCATCACGAGCTACGGGGTGGCCGAGCTGCGGCCCGCCGCGTGGGGCGTCGACGTGATCGTCTCGGGCAGCCAGAAGGGGACCGCCACGCCGCCGGGACTCGGCTTCGTGCTGTTCTCGCCGGAGGTGCAGGGCCGGATGATCCAGGCGCCGCAGAGCTTTTACCTCGACCTGACGCGCGAACTCGCCGGGCAGAAGGCCGGCAACACGCCGCAGACGCCGGCCATCAACCTGATCTCCGCGCTCTCGCTGGCGCTCGACCGGCTGCTGTCGGTGCCGCTGGAGGTGCTGTGGGCCGAGCAGCGGCGCAAGACGGGCGCCCTGATCGCCGCCGGCACGGCGCTCGGCGCCCCCGCGTGGGCCGCGCGCCCGAGCCCGGCGGTGGCGGTGCTCAGGCCCCCCGCGCCGCTCACCGGGCGGCAGGTGGCGGGGCGGCTCGCCGAACTCGGGCAGCGGGCGCTCGCCGGGCAGGCGCCGCACGAGGACACGGTGTTCCGGGTCTCCACGATGGGCTACGCCGACCGCTACGACGCACTCGCCATCGCGGGGATGCTCGAAGACGCCTTCACCGGACTCGGCGCCCCCGTGCAGCGCGGCGCGGCGGTGCAGGCGGCTTGGGAGGTGCTCGCGCGGGAGTGA
- a CDS encoding CBS domain-containing protein has protein sequence MLVSDWMTRDPLTVTPDTPVMDALKMIKERRVRRLPVMQGSKMVGITTRKDLKDAMPSKATTLSVWELNYLLSKLTVEEIMARPVITATEGEHMEDAALRMQEHKIGGLPVVGERGELAGIITTSDVIRAFTDIMGLNEGGQRLTLDMPDVPGSLQKAVSAVQPSNIVSVATYDIDGPGGNRRFVLRVNGQDTDGVRDRVRAAGISVLE, from the coding sequence ATGCTCGTCAGTGACTGGATGACGCGTGATCCCTTGACGGTCACGCCCGATACCCCCGTGATGGACGCCCTGAAGATGATCAAGGAGCGCCGGGTCCGCCGCCTGCCGGTGATGCAGGGCAGCAAGATGGTCGGGATCACCACCCGCAAGGATCTCAAGGACGCGATGCCCAGCAAGGCCACCACCCTGAGCGTCTGGGAGCTGAACTACCTCCTGAGCAAGCTCACGGTCGAAGAGATCATGGCCCGTCCGGTGATCACCGCGACCGAGGGTGAGCACATGGAAGACGCCGCGCTGCGGATGCAGGAGCACAAGATCGGCGGCCTGCCGGTCGTGGGTGAGCGGGGAGAACTCGCCGGCATCATCACCACGTCCGACGTGATCCGGGCCTTTACCGACATCATGGGCCTGAACGAGGGCGGACAGCGCCTTACGCTCGACATGCCCGACGTGCCGGGCAGTCTGCAAAAAGCCGTGAGCGCCGTGCAGCCGAGCAACATCGTGAGCGTGGCGACCTACGACATCGACGGCCCCGGCGGCAATCGCCGCTTTGTCCTGCGGGTCAACGGCCAGGACACCGACGGCGTGCGCGACCGGGTCAGGGCCGCCGGCATCAGCGTGCTCGAATAG
- a CDS encoding OmpH family outer membrane protein: MKITPKALAPIALIAAFGLGTLAPNAQTSGQKVGFVNVDTLFAAHPSDKDIKALQATANKELGDLDARIKAIDAKGNAATAADKTQREQLVSTINAKAKSFNDQMSAKATPVENSVDKALSDYAKANGFAIIMDRAIAQQSGLVVYADNSTDVTDGVKKNVK, translated from the coding sequence ATGAAGATCACCCCCAAGGCGCTCGCGCCCATCGCCCTGATCGCCGCTTTCGGCCTCGGCACCCTGGCCCCCAATGCCCAGACGAGCGGCCAGAAGGTCGGTTTTGTCAACGTGGATACCCTCTTTGCCGCTCACCCCAGCGACAAGGACATCAAGGCGCTTCAGGCCACCGCCAACAAGGAACTTGGCGACCTCGACGCCCGCATCAAGGCGATCGACGCCAAGGGCAACGCCGCCACCGCCGCCGACAAGACGCAGCGTGAGCAGCTCGTGAGCACCATCAATGCCAAGGCCAAGTCCTTCAACGACCAGATGAGCGCCAAGGCCACCCCGGTCGAGAACTCGGTCGACAAGGCGCTGAGCGATTACGCCAAGGCCAACGGCTTCGCGATCATCATGGACCGCGCCATCGCGCAGCAGAGCGGTCTGGTCGTCTACGCCGACAACTCGACCGACGTAACCGACGGCGTCAAAAAGAACGTTAAGTAA
- a CDS encoding OmpH family outer membrane protein yields the protein MSPTRILLVLPLFLITTIPHAQQKRHRVGFVSVPQIVAAVPGGAAYLDLRKKVEADLSARAKTIDQLATKAGRTRTAADRQALTKAQQSLATSQKNYQTRLNTAFKPVASRVDSAVAAVAKSSGFTVVLDRDVAARSKLVVYANAATTDLTPAVVKAIKK from the coding sequence ATGAGTCCCACACGTATCCTGCTTGTTCTGCCGCTTTTTCTGATCACCACGATTCCCCACGCCCAGCAAAAACGCCACCGCGTCGGCTTCGTGAGCGTGCCCCAGATCGTCGCTGCCGTTCCGGGCGGCGCCGCCTACCTTGATCTGCGCAAGAAGGTGGAAGCCGACCTGAGTGCGCGCGCCAAGACCATCGATCAGCTCGCCACCAAAGCGGGGCGCACCCGCACGGCGGCCGACCGTCAGGCCCTGACCAAGGCCCAGCAGAGCCTGGCGACGAGCCAGAAGAACTACCAGACCCGCCTGAACACCGCCTTCAAGCCGGTCGCCTCCCGGGTCGACAGCGCGGTGGCGGCCGTCGCCAAGAGCAGCGGCTTCACGGTGGTGCTTGACCGCGACGTGGCCGCGCGCTCCAAGCTGGTCGTCTACGCCAATGCGGCGACCACCGACCTGACGCCCGCTGTGGTCAAGGCGATCAAGAAGTAG
- a CDS encoding response regulator codes for MLESDPGLARPITLLLVDDHPVVRKGTRELLEGEADLQVVGEAGSGEEALAQARRLTPDLILMDVSMPGMNGIEATKAIKAEQPGVGVLVLTSYDDDAYVFALLEAGAAGYLLKNTSEDDLLGAVRAVAAGESALHPQVARKVLERFSVASTPTPPEDALSPRELEVLQVAATGRTNKEIARDLDISPRTVQVHLANIFSKLGVGSRTEAVLHGIKRGWIDPKAL; via the coding sequence ATGCTTGAAAGCGACCCCGGCCTGGCGCGCCCGATCACCCTGCTGCTCGTCGACGACCATCCGGTGGTGCGCAAGGGCACCCGCGAACTGCTGGAGGGCGAGGCCGATCTTCAGGTCGTCGGCGAGGCCGGCAGCGGCGAGGAAGCGCTCGCCCAGGCGCGGCGCCTGACCCCCGATCTGATCCTGATGGACGTGTCGATGCCCGGCATGAACGGCATCGAGGCGACGAAGGCGATCAAGGCCGAGCAGCCGGGCGTGGGCGTGCTCGTCCTCACGAGTTACGACGACGACGCGTACGTGTTCGCGCTGCTCGAAGCGGGCGCCGCCGGCTACCTGCTCAAAAACACCTCGGAAGACGACCTGCTCGGCGCGGTGCGGGCGGTGGCGGCGGGGGAAAGTGCGCTGCATCCCCAGGTGGCGCGCAAGGTCCTCGAGCGCTTCAGCGTGGCGTCCACGCCTACGCCCCCCGAAGACGCCCTCAGCCCGCGCGAACTTGAGGTGCTGCAGGTGGCTGCCACCGGGCGCACGAACAAGGAGATCGCCCGCGACCTCGACATCAGCCCGCGCACCGTGCAGGTTCACCTCGCCAACATCTTTTCCAAGCTCGGCGTCGGCAGCCGCACCGAAGCCGTGCTGCACGGCATCAAACGCGGCTGGATCGATCCCAAGGCCCTCTGA